TAATTTACGGGTGCAGCGTTTTGCTGTGAACGTATAAATTTCATAAGACATTCAAGATTATCTGTTGAATAGGTTGGGAATGTTGTTTAAAGCTCTACCAGCACGGTATCACATGCATTGGTGGTAGATTTGCtctatgaaatgaaaaaagaaaaacatattacGATCATGTGTTTCGCACATAAACATTGGAGTTAATTTTGGCACCCTGCTGAGTGATAAATGTATGTACCCCAGTTCCCCAGATGCATGAATGCTTTTAGACGGTGCCCTATCGTACCAGTTGGCACGCTCTGTTTTAATCCTACGCAACGATTTGCTACGCTAcgatgaaaaatcaattaccaTAAAAGCTTCTTCGTGGCAAAATTTGTTGATATTAATATTGCTGGTAAAATTCACCAACCTTTCATCAACGATGTACACACGCAAAGAAGGAGAGACGAAAGATTTTTCTGCAACCACTttccgcacgcacacacacacaaagagtGTGAGCAGAAAAGATGTCGCCTAACAAATGCAGGCTAGCTTTTCCACCCATCCAATGTTGCCTGCTGAAAGGTTCCCAAATAAAATCTATCCTTCCTAGGAATAACCATCCACCATCACACCGTGGATGAACGGAGGGTGTGagaaattgttcaatttttgcacctaccgCGGACATCCTTCTTCGGACCAAATCTAGTTAAAAGTTAACAAACCCGAACAAGAAATCCATGCTGAAGAAGCACCGAGAAAGCACTTGCGTCTACCGCTCAAATGAAGTCCCATTCATTCGTCGCTCGGGGGGTTTTTACTTTTGGGACAAACAGGTTTCATGTTCTGCGTCGTTGTTTTctcttgtttcgtttttgcccATTTTACTCGGGAAACATTTGTCTTTCGTGGACAAATTGAGCTGCAGTGAGATTTGTTTCCATTAGCCGTTAGGCCACCGCTTGGAACCTTGGTTTGGCTCAGAACGAGTTTGCTGCGAGACGGGTTTAAAAATACCGCCAATTGTTTGTCTTGCAATTTAACCAATTATGTTTTAGGATGAGCGTTAAAAAGGCTGTTCTCGGAGAATGAAAATggatggttgattttttccaatttaccATAAATTTACACAAGAACTTAAAAAACGTATATGATGTGTCGTGCTTGGCTGTTGGTTTTAGTGATGAAACGCTCCGAAACAGGATGTAAACTAACGGTTCCAGAGCAGGTTCTGCACTAAAGGCGGCGGATTCGGCTTCGAACTAGCTTTATTCTGCGTCCACATCACGTTGTATCACAGTTTCTCTTTAATGAACTGCCATATGCTATGTTCTACTAACACTCTTTCGCACGTTAAATACACCTTGGTTGATGAAGTTGCCTGGTATATACTATAGCTTGATGATCGACTGGGACTCGGTTTTCTATCTTTAATTGCTCATTTACCTTGAATGGAAAAAGATACAATACATTGACCGCTTCTTAGTAATAAACGGTGTTTTGAGGAGTCCAAAGGAGTATTGCAGCGGGCTCTTAAGCCATTTGTTCGTAGCCTACCCCAGAGCCGATAGTTctgcttacttacttatcaagCGCAACAACCGCAACTACAACTTTAatcttgttatttttaaatttgactcAAAATTGGTGACATTTTGGAAGACTTCAAAGGTACGTCCAGCTATCTGCATCActgcgtaagttaggatttGGATTGACTTGTAGAAGATGATCCACCGCCGATTCGCGGATGGCCCTCTttagcgctaggttgaagagtagataAGCTAGTCCATTTTcttggcgcagatgcttgtCGGTAGCGAAGGACCCTGAGGCCTCTGCGTCATTGAGTCGTAATATTTTCATCTGGCTATGCTGTCGTATGCGACATTGAAGGGAATAAAGAGATGGAAGGAGTGTAGCTGCTGCTCCGCCATCTTCTCCACGATCTGTCTCATGGTGAATatctgatcagtggttgattttcaaGACAAGACGATCTTGCAAGTAAACGAGAGAATATCTTGTAGGCGGTATTTAACATTACGGTGTAACCTCTGTAATTGCTGTACTCCAGCTTATTTATCTTCTTGCACAAGAGGTAGATGATACCAATATGCCAAACATAAGACATTGATTTAATCGTTTGTTCAGAACCTTCTTATCCCTAAAAAATCCTCCAATGTGTGGCAACAAAAGTTGTCATGAGTCAGTTGGTACTGGCTCTGGTCCAAACCAGAGCGCTCTGGTTTAAAGTTCGCTCATcactattttgttttccagtgTAAACTAAAGCCTTTCTCAATTTCGTCAGGTATGCGTAACGTGGAGGATCTACAAAGTTGCGCAGTATTCGCGCGCGATCGTATCAATCCGTACCTGTTCAACTATGCGCTATCGGTAGCGTTGCTACATCGCAAGGACACTCACGATCTCGATCTGCCAACCATCATTGAGGTGTTTCCGGACAAGTACGTCGATTCGAAGGTGTTTTCCCAGATCCGCGAGGAGGCAACGGTTGTGCCGGAGGGTATGCGGATGCCGATCGTTATCCCGAAGGACTACACAGCGTCCGATCTGGACGAGGAACACCGGCTGTGGTATTTCCGCGAGGATATTGGCGTGAATCTGCACCACTGGCACTGGCATCTGGTGTATCCGTTTGATGCTTCCAACCGTGCGATCGTGGACAAGGACCGTCGGGGTGAACTGTTTTACTACATGCACCAGCAACTGGTGGCACGGTATAACTTCGAGCGGTTCAGCAACCGGTTGCAGCGCGTCAAGCGGCTGAACAACTTGCGCGAGCCGATTAGTGAAGGTTATTTTCCGAAGCTGGACTCACTCGTAGCTAGCAGAGCTTGGCCGGGACGTGTCGATTCGAGTGTGCTGAAGGACCTGAACCGTGAAGCCGACCAGATCAAGCAGGATGTGGCCGACCTGGAGCGCTGGATTGATCGTATCTACGAAGCGATTCATCAAGGATTCGTTGTTGATGTAAGTTCTGCACCTTGCTCCTTCTGTCATCAATGCCATGCAGTCTAATGTTTTGGGCGACCGATGGATTTTATTAGGAATCCGGTAACCGCATCCCGCTGGACGAGCAGAAAGGGATCGACCATCTCGGTAATATCATCGAGTCATCCACCCTGTCGCCAAACAGGCAGCTGTACGGCGATATGCACAACATGGGGCACGTCTTCATCTCGTACGCTCACGACCCGGACCATCGGCATCTCGAGTCGTTTGGCGTGATGGGCGATGTGGCGACGGCGATGCGTGATCCGGTGTTTTACCGCTGGCACTCGTACATCGACGACATCTTCCAGGAGCACAAGAACAAGCTAACACCGTACACCCGGTCGCAGCTCACCTTCGACGGAATTTCCATCACCGGCATCACGGTGCAGCCGGAGGACGGTCAACCGAACACGTTCCAGACGTTCTGGCAGCAGTCCGATGTGGATCTGTCGCGCGGCATGGACTTTGTGCCGAGAGGCAATGTCTTCGCTAGGTAAGGTTGTCATGCATCATGGCATTGCTAGGGTTGGGGTTATTTAAATTCTCTGCACGCGTTAAATGGGTCTACTTCTACGAATTCCCATAGTCACCAACAATTTGACTAATTAATGTCAAGGGTGTGAGTTCTCATATGACACTCGTAAATGTCGCAATTAGAGTGTCCATTTCTCCATCACCCGTTGTCCTGCTGGGTTTGTTGTCACAGGGCACATAATTGATTCcatacaattacaattacgATAGCTAACGAGTTTCTAAGTGGATAAAAGCTTACATCAAACCGACATGAGAGATCAGTttccagcgaaaaaaaataaacgcataAGCATATGCACGGTTGACGGGCGATGCAAAACATTTTGCGCtaagcaacacaacaaaaacacaaacactcaaacaTCAAACCATTTCCCACTAATCCTAgcacacgttttttttttgtttttcctgccaTCACTGCCAACAGAATGCTGTTGATGGCACATGGTGCGTGCCACTTTGCATTCTGACTTCCCGGTACCGGTATTTTCGGTGTCATCaaattggtttcatttttcagcaTCTCCCAATCGTGGACGGTTGGATCATGGTGCCCGGCACATGTGGCACATCCCAACTTTGCTTGTTCGAttggaatttaattgaattaacacGACCTCCCAAACAGTAAGAAGCATTGAACGGTACCAATGTGTGGATAAAGAAGCGTAAAATGATGTGAATGTGTAATGGTAAATACCGGTACGCTCGGACACCCTTCGGATGATGGATGTGCAATGAAGCGGTCCTGTCAGGTTCAGTAATTTTCCATGTGAACACAGCGCAACCATTTGGGTATTTCTGTGGGGATATTTGGGGGAGGGGTTAGGCTCGCATGTAAAATGATCGTTTAGCGAGCTGTTTTCTGGATGAAGCACAGTATATGCGCTGCAGAACATGCTCCACATTCGGTGCACCATTCGTATTTCGTGGTAAgcgtgcaaaaagaaaaaaagaattttgtacaagttttccacacacacatttggATGGATAGTGATGGATGCTgttgtgcaaaatattgcGCTTAGTACATGCCAAATTTCTATAGAATTGCAATTTCATAATTACACACCTTTTACAAGTATGAACCATGGAATCACGTTTTATTTCCATATCAAATGGTACAGTGCATGTAAAGAGATTTGACCAATCTACCTAATTAGTTATCAAGCAAGCATTTCACGCTGGGAAATTGTGATAATTTAtcttttcgctttatttttacCGCCCAACGGTTAGCGCTTATTACGCCAAACAAATACGCTGTTGCTCGCCGAGTGcgtggtgcgtgtgtgctgtGCCGTTCCCAGGCATCGCATGATTACGTCCAATTTTCCACATACCATCGCTCTGAAAAGTTCTCCCCTTAGATTCATTACATCGCCGAAACGAACGGCGAATGAGTTTTTCATTCACGAACTGCAATGTTTCACCGTTCTCTAAATGAACTCTTTGGCCACACGATACGCTTTGCGTACATTGGTTACGCTTACGTAAAACATGAACGTCTTCCAGCTTGCAGCATAAAGCGATGCTAGTCGCGTGTTTGGGAAAGCTATGCGAAAAAGGaaccaccacaacaacaaaacatcacacaaaaCGAATCTCTTGCGTAGGTACGTGGACGAACATGAAGTTGGCGAAAGTAATTTAGCCCGAAAGACAGCAGCGCATCGCCACGCAAAACACAGTGGAAAAAGTTTGTTCGTTTTAATTACCGTTTATTCGGGCACATGTAACGAATGGCGGTGCGAATGTAGCCGTGCAACAGCACCGAACTAAAACCATTCATCTCAACCACGTCCATGGGGCCGGCGTGAGAGTGTGCGACATAATCTTGGCTAACTTCGAGGCAGCCAATTTTTTCACTGTCAAGTGAGTTATGCCTTTCCTTTGAAGGACTTCTACGATTCAACGA
This region of Anopheles marshallii chromosome 2, idAnoMarsDA_429_01, whole genome shotgun sequence genomic DNA includes:
- the LOC128709753 gene encoding phenoloxidase 2; translation: MVFDKKHLLLLLDRPREPVFMGKGRVVFDVPDNYLTDRYRPIGPEIQNRFGENAEERVTVRSIALPDLRIPMSLGRQEQFSLFIPRHRKIAARLIDIFMGMRNVEDLQSCAVFARDRINPYLFNYALSVALLHRKDTHDLDLPTIIEVFPDKYVDSKVFSQIREEATVVPEGMRMPIVIPKDYTASDLDEEHRLWYFREDIGVNLHHWHWHLVYPFDASNRAIVDKDRRGELFYYMHQQLVARYNFERFSNRLQRVKRLNNLREPISEGYFPKLDSLVASRAWPGRVDSSVLKDLNREADQIKQDVADLERWIDRIYEAIHQGFVVDESGNRIPLDEQKGIDHLGNIIESSTLSPNRQLYGDMHNMGHVFISYAHDPDHRHLESFGVMGDVATAMRDPVFYRWHSYIDDIFQEHKNKLTPYTRSQLTFDGISITGITVQPEDGQPNTFQTFWQQSDVDLSRGMDFVPRGNVFARFTHLQHSPFVTTIMIENDSDAQRMAFVRVFVAPKNDERGTPMVFRDQRLFMVELDKFLVALRPGSNRIRRRSKESTVTIPFERTFRNLDQNRPEPDTPQEAEFNFCGCGWPAHMLIPKGLPEGLPADLFIMVSNYEEDRVVQDLVGTCNDAASYCGVRDRLYPDRKAMGYPFDRAARSGVDSLANFLTPNMAVQSITVVHNDRTVNRTS